The following is a genomic window from Helicobacter sp. NHP19-003.
ACCTTTAAAGACGAAAAAGAAGCCCTAGAAATCGCCAACGACACGATGTTTGGGCTAGGGGCAGCCATTTGGACGCGCGACATCAACCGCGCTTATCGTGTGGGGCGTGCCATTAAAGCCGGACGGGTTTGGACGAATTGCTACCACCTTTACCCCGCCCACGCCGCTTTCGGGGGCTATAAACAAAGCGGAATCGGCCGGGAGTGCCATAAAATGATGCTCGAGCATTACCAACAAACCAAAAATATTTTGGTGAGTTACAGCCCCAACAAGCTAGGCTTTTTTTAATGCTGCAAGCCACCGACAAAGCCCGCACCTTGCTAAACAAGCTTAAAGAGGCGCACCCCGAGGGCTTTATCCTCTACCACTCTTGCGGCTGCTGTGAGGGCGGGGCGGTTTTGGTCTATGCCAAAGAGGATTTTAAAATCGGTAAGAATGATTTATGCGTGGGGGAGGTTGAGGGGGTGCGCTTATACAGACACGCCACTCAAGAGCAAGCCCAAGGCTCCATGCCCATGGTGCTAGATGTCAAGCCCTTTGAGGGGAGTGAGTTTTCTTTAACCTATGGCTTGGGGGAAAGTTTTTATTTAAAGCCCTAATGCCCCCCGCTTTAAACGCCAAAAATCCCCGCTCCCTAAGCAAGTCCCCCAAGCTAACCCCCATTTAAAGGGACTAAAAAGTGGCAATGAGTTGCGTGTAAAGCGCACTTCTGTCTTGGTAGCCACCTCCACAGTAAGTGAGGTGAGGGTTACAATAGGCGTTTAAACCTGCTTGATAACCCCTGTTGGTGTGTACGCCGTAGTAGGCGAGGTCGATCAGGCCTTTTAAATAAGGCGTGAATTGGTAGCCTAAAGACAAAATTGCCCGTCCTTCATAGGACACGGGCGCGCTGCTCCACTGCCAAGTCATGCGCCAAGAAAATTTATTTTTAAAATGCACACCTCCATAGGCGAATTGTCCGCTCACCGCATCCGCCTTTAAGCCCGTGCCATTATACCCCGCCCAGGTGCTGTTGTTGTAAAGCTCGATACCGGCTGGGTTGCCTGTGTTGCCCACCCAAGCGTTGGCGTTTCTAAAAACCTTATAAAAAGTCCCCACAATGTAAAATTCATTGAAGTCAAAGCGCTGGCGTATAATCAAGCTCTGCCCATTAGGGGTTACGGGGTTGTCATAGCGGTAAATCGCCCCACCCTTGCTGTTTACCATCATCCAAGGGGGGTAAAAAGCAAAGGTGGTCATCAAAATCGTGTTGGAGCGGAAACCCTGTCCATTAAAATTAGGGTCCGTGTCCCAGCCCACCCTAAAACCCGGGGCGTTGAACATTTCGGGCGAAAAGTAGTAAAAGCCTTCTAGCAATAAGTGGTGTTTTTTGTAGGTGAGCTGTATGGCGTGTGTACCTAAAGAAGCTTTGTGTCCGTGTGGGGTGTAGCCCCCTAGGGCGTTTTTGGTGTATCCTCCGCTGTAAACCACCCTAGGTGCCCACCAATCGCGCATTAAAGGCCCGGTGGAGTAAGCCCGCCCCCAAGAGCTAAACCACCAAAGGTTGATTCGCTTATACTGCGCCCACGCTTCAAACCCTTCTGTTTGCCCAGTTTCATAGACCGCTGTGGAGCGGTAACGCCCTGCCTTGATCCCAAAGTAGTTTTTGTAGGTGTAATCTAAATAGGCATCACTCCACACATAAAAATGGCTATAGCGAGAAAGTTTGCTGTTTTTGACTGGAGTTGAGTCGCTTTGCAAAACATCGGCCCCCCCGCCATAAAACCCATCATAAAAGGCAAACCGCTGGTACACCACAGAACCGCCCGCAAAGTGCTTGGTCCCATCAAAGAGCACGCCCCCGACCATGCCCCCACGAGCCCCTTAAAATGATGCCCCTTATTTTCTAAATTTTTTGGTAATAAAGAAAAGCCCAAAGAGAGATACCCGGCAATCGTCGCGTATTGCTGCATGGGATAAATGCCCTTTTTGGTGTTGATGGGGCTTTGGTTAAAACCGATGGTGGAGGCCTGGTTGGCAAACCCACTCAATTTGTAGTCGTAAGCAAAGCATGTCTCATTGAAGGAGAGTAACCCTAAAAGGGCGCAAAGTTTCTTGGTAACTGGACTTGGTGCTGCCATTTTTCTCCTTAAGCAAAGCAACCTGCTTGGATTTTAACATGTTATGCACTTAGTTTCTTAAAAACCTTAAAATAACCAAACCAAAGACTAAAAGTTACAAAAAGTGATGCCCCATCAAAATTAAAAATAATGGCCAAAAAGCGCAAAGACTCGAGGGGCTACGGTGATTGACTTGAGAAGCCTAAAATCCATGCAATTTGGTTTTTGTGTAATATGATAACACATTGTGCGCTTTTTTGCCACTCTTTTGAAGTGAGTAGGGCGGGTTAATGTGCTTCAAGTATAATGACCTACCCCATCCCCATATAGAAAGGCTAAAATGAACCCCTTAAGAGAAGTTTTAGAACAGAATAAAACGACCTTGATCGCCGATGCCCGTGCCTACGCCCATAAAGTCCTCATGCAACACAAGCCCTACCCGTGGCACGACCCCACGCTTTACAGCAACTACATGAAACAAGTCGCTTCGCTGTTACAGGTGGATGTGCTGGTGTTGCGCTTTGATAAAATGCTTGAAGAAGAGTTGAAGAACAATGCTGAATTGGTCGCCAAAATGGGTGAAAAGAAGCGGCAAGGTTATGCGCTCAAGGTGTTCATGCAAGATGAGGGCATGAAAGAGGGCACCAGCTCTTTAGTCAACACCGCCACAAACACCTTGCATGTGCATATCCTAACCCAGTTGCCCTCTCCACTCCGGCTCTTGCAAATGAGCGCACAAGCGGTGGGGAGCAATGCGGATTTTAGCGATGAAGACATTGAAAATGCGAGCATGTATTACGCCGACTGGTTGCGCTCTTACAAGGACTCAAAGGTTAGGGGTCTGCTTTTTGATGAGCGCACACAAAAAGTCAAAGAAAGCCTGTATCAGCCCATCTTAAACACCGCGAACAATTACCATTGGGAGATCGGCTTTAGGCGCGCAGATGCTTTACATTTTTGTGGGTTTGACGCGCCCATCCCCACTTTGGACACAAACTTTTGGCTAGACAAAAAGGCGCCTAGCCCACAATTCGCGCACCCCTTTTTCACAGAGATACACGAAGATGCGATCCCTGAGGTGGTGCTGGAAAAATTGCACGCATTTTTTCACCTATGAGTGCACAAGGGCTTTTTTGCATTTCGTGAAACTTGCTCGTGCAAGCCGACAGGCTTAGGGCTAGGAGTAGGCTATAAAATCTCATGCTTGTCCTTGATTTGGTGGATTTGCACTTTAGGGGTGCTGAGAGTTTGCACTTGAAAAGAGGGTTGTACTAAGGCTTGATTTGGGCTTACACTTTGGCTGTGGGTGTGCTCTAGGCTTTGGGTGCTTTGGGGGGCGGTGCTCGACACGCTTTGGCTGTGTTGTAGCCATGCGTTTTTACCACCACTCAGCATCCCTTTCAAGTCTTGCACGCCTCCCTGCGTGGCAAACAAGCCGTTGAGGAAGGCAGGCACGCGGTACAATAAAAATAGGATCAAAAGTGTGCTGACAATGAGAATCAAATACGCCCCGATGATTGAGGGTGTGGGCTGTGCAGGTATTAGGGATTTTATCAAGCTTTGCAAAATTTGGGTGTTGTAAAAGGCGAGCAGTAAAATCAGGGGCTGGTAAAAGGCTAGGTTAAAGCACTTTTTGGCGTAGTGCCACAGCAACTTAGGCGCAAACAACCCCAAGGGCAAGACAAACACCGCCAAAGAAAGCCACAGCAACAGCTCGATAGATACGATTAAAGTCAAAGCCAAAATGCAAGTGAGTAACGCCCCTTGTGCCAAAACAAGCCCTAGACTAAACACCGCCATAAAACTCTCTAGACTTGGGCTTTGGGTGCTTAAAAGCACTAGGCTGTGGAAATCTTGGTTGAGCAAGAACTCCAAATTAAAATGCGTGGAGTCGGTGTTGAAGGCGTGGCTGGAGGCTTGCAAACCCTGTTGCACCACTTGGGTGAGGACATTAGGGGCGTAGAAAAAGATTTCTTTAAGCCGTGTGTAAAAGGCTGTGGGGTTGTGTGTGGCGTAGTTAAAGAGTGTGAAAAACAGCGCAAAGGCACAAAGAGAGAACCAGGTTTTTGAAAAAAAGAAGTCGGCAAAGCGCACCCGATTGAGTGCCCATAGCATGAGCGCAACCACCATCGCAAGGTTACACAAGAGTCGAAAGGGGGCATTTTGCAAAATCTCTAAGCTGATTTGCTCGAGCAACACATGCGTGGGGTCTAAAAAGAAGTGTAAGATGCTTTGATAAAATTGCAACTTTAAGCCTTGTCTACAAAAGGCCATTGTAACTTTTCTTAGTTTAAAAACGCAAACTCCCAACACGCATTTTGTCAAGCATTTTGGGCATGCATTTGCATAAGGCCGTGATTTTAACACAAGGCGTTTGCCTAAAGGTTTTGTCCCATTTGTTATGTTGTAGTTTTTGCGTTTGGTGTAGGGTGGTTGCACCCCTTGCACCCTAAAGCCCCTAGCTTTGGCTGAGCGGATTCATCAAAAGATCTGCCCTTAGGGCTTTAGGCATCAACCTTGGTAATCGTGAACCCTAATGGAGTGCTTCTCTTAAAGCCATGATTTTGGGCTAAAGTCAATCCTCTAGCTTTAGTTATGGGGTGTATGTCAAACTTTAAAACTATAAAAAGTTTATTATGCTATACTCCTGTGTTTTATTTTGTTAAGGGGCTGAAACAGGATTTCGACAGGAATTGCGTTGCGTGGGTTGCATGCCAAGTGTCTCTTGTAAAACGACACAAACAATAACCGTAAACAATCCTAATTACGCTCCCAACTACGCTAAAGCAGCGTAGCGAGCTGGAAGTCTAGCGGATCGATCGGCGTTTGCTAGGCATTCCATCATCTTTAGCCGATTGCCTTTAAGAGTCGCTCGCCTCTTAGGGTAAGACCAGAGCTAGGGGTTTCTTTGGGGCTTTGAGAAGTTAGCCTGTGAAGCCTTAAGACCTTTAACTTCTCTAAGCATGTAGAAGCCCATGTTTAGGATGCAATTTTTGGACTGGGGTTCGACTCCCCACAGCTCCACCATGTAGATTTGGCATTTAGAAGGATTAGAAAAATGGATTTACGATTGCGTGCATTTTTAGCTCCCCTGTTGTTTTTCTTTGGATTTCTCCCCCTTTGGGGCATTGACATACAAGCCCTTGTAGAAGAGCAAGCCAAAAGCGCGGATTTGGCAAATCAATTGGTCAGCGTGAGCAATAAAATGCTCGAGGGGGCGATCGACGCGGGCAAGAATTACCAACAAGTCAAGCAGCTTGACAAATTCTACCAAGAGAGCAAGGGTTTAAGGGCGGTGCTAAACCCTAACAAGGGCGCGTCCAAACCCACAGGGCTAGGGGCGGTCTTTAAAAAAGCCATCGAGCCCCCTGTGGATTTAGACAAAGCTCTAAGCCTCACAAACGCTTTAC
Proteins encoded in this region:
- a CDS encoding DUF779 domain-containing protein: MLQATDKARTLLNKLKEAHPEGFILYHSCGCCEGGAVLVYAKEDFKIGKNDLCVGEVEGVRLYRHATQEQAQGSMPMVLDVKPFEGSEFSLTYGLGESFYLKP